A portion of the Carassius carassius chromosome 42, fCarCar2.1, whole genome shotgun sequence genome contains these proteins:
- the LOC132123967 gene encoding E3 ubiquitin-protein ligase RNF6-like has translation MDPPGGRDERHRQAERLRREEAYYHFINELSEEEYRLMRDSNLLGTPGEVTAEELRQRLDGAKERVSSQPRPETHPQSIEAEGSSGAVEPGSETSNGDSLLEWLNTFRRTGNATRSGQSGNQTWRAVSRTNPNSGEFRFSLEININHEQPEPGEHSDIPDPTDLSMPLPPPPPPPPPPVSSVSAPTTPYNPSSSALYSNQPSTPYSTARPTLGRRAPVRRTRSSTAPPLTPPLTSQAPPTSLRRNLPSLPSSPPPQAPLAFQSQEQDGDAVRGQIQVTNSSVNAGEGQNGNEGLDCPTALPQSSPQVEPAAREPQNSRTRSRGRVRRATGASGVLSRSSRRSRSPLDRNPASSVSPTHSSSAAPVESTGSTAVAMEMGEAAVEPAAPTDPPEAGEEEGETPVSGAGGVRRHPTIMLDLQVRRIRPGENRDRDSIASRTRSRARAAENTVTFESDSGGFRRTISRSERAGIRTYVSTIRIPLRRISETGLGEPSSTALRSILRQIMTGFGELSSLMETEADSETATPNQDSASAGGAQVYHVSSGEGDVAHGRVESAREGLVTGDEEGQVRVSRTGTEGRPSSRDTNSLVENGTLPILRLAHFFLLNEDEDEEHPRGLTKEQIDNLVTRTYGQVNLEGELGRACSVCINEYAQGNKLRRLPCTHEFHIHCIDRWLSENNTCPICRQPILSSHQE, from the exons ATGGACCCTCCCGGCGGCCGAGACGAGCGGCATCGTCAAGCGGAGCGGCTTCGGCGGGAGGAGGCATACTATCACTTCATTAATGAACTGAGTGAGGAGGAATACAGACTAATGAGAGACAGCAATCTACTGGGAACACCTG GTGAAGTCACAGCAGAGGAGCTGAGGCAGCGTCTGGATGGTGCAAAGGAGCGAGTGTCATCTCAGCCACGCCCCGAAACACACCCACAGAGCATTGAGGCAGAGGGCAGTAGCG gTGCAGTCGAGCCAGGTTCAGAGACATCTAATGGAGACTCCCTGTTGGAATGGCTGAACACTTTCCGGCGCACGGGAAATGCCACGCGTAGTGGGCAGAGTGGAAACCAAACATGGCGTGCCGTCAGCCGCACCAACCCCAACAGCGGCGAGTTCCGCTTCAGTCTTGAGATCAACATCAACCACGAGCAACCCGAGCCTGGAGAACACAGCGACATCCCTGACCCGACTGATCTTTCAatgcctcttcctcctcctcctcctcctcctcctcccccagtGTCATCTGTCTCTGCACCAACAACCCCTTATAACCCCTCAAGTTCTGCACTTTACTCAAATCAACCCTCCACACCATACTCTACGGCCAGGCCCACCCTAGGAAGGAGGGCCCCAGTGCGCCGCACTCGCAGTAGTACGGCTCCACCTTTAACGCCACCTCTGACCTCGCAGGCTCCTCCCACATCTCTTAGGAGGAACTTGCCTTCTTTGCCAAGCTCTCCTCCTCCACAGGCTCCACTCGCTTTTCAGTCTCAAGAGCAGGATGGTGATGCTGTAAGGGGTCAAATACAGGTCACAAACTCCTCAGTTAATGCAGGGGAGGGGCAGAATGGAAATGAAGGCCTAGACTGCCCCACTGCTCTGCCTCAGTCCAGCCCCCAGGTGGAGCCAGCTGCCCGTGAGCCACAAAACAGTAGGACTCGTTCACGTGGTCGCGTGCGCAGGGCAACAGGAGCAAGTGGGGTTTTGTCTCGCTCTTCAAGACGTAGCCGCTCCCCATTGGACAGAAACCCTGCCTCTAGCGTTAGCCCCACCCATAGCAGCAGCGCCGCCCCAGTGGAGTCCACTGGAAGTACTGCTGTTGCCATGGAGATGGGCGAGGCTGCTGTAGAGCCAGCTGCTCCTACGGATCCTCCGGAGGCTGGTGAGGAAGAGGGGGAGACGCCTGTATCAGGTGCCGGAGGTGTGCGGCGCCACCCCACGATCATGCTGGACCTCCAGGTACGGCGCATCAGGCCAGGAGAGAACCGGGACAGGGACAGCATTGCCAGTCGCACTCGCTCTCGTGCTCGGGCCGCTGAAAACACGGTCACCTTCGAGAGCGACAGTGGTGGCTTTCGACGAACCATCTCGCGCTCGGAGCGTGCGGGAATCCGCACTTACGTTAGCACTATACGCATACCGCTGCGACGCATTTCTGAGACAGGCCTTGGCGAGCCCAGCTCCACTGCGCTAAGATCGATCCTGCGCCAGATCATGACAGGCTTTGGTGAGCTCAGTTCCCTCATGGAGACGGAAGCGGACTCTGAGACAGCTACGCCCAACCAGGACTCCGCTTCTGCTGGCGGAGCCCAGGTGTACCACGTTAGTAGTGGTGAGGGCGATGTGGCCCATGGTAGAGTGGAATCGGCACGAGAAGGTTTAGTGACAGGAGATGAGGAAGGACAGGTGCGGGTGAGCAGGACTGGGACAGAGGGACGACCTAGCAGCAGGGACACTAATAGTTTGGTGGAAAATGGGACGTTGCCCATCTTAAGGCTGGCACACTTTTTCCTTCTCAACGAAGATGAAGATGAGGAGCACCCAAGGGGCCTCACCAAAGAACAGATCGACAATCTGGTGACACGCACTTACGGTCAGGTCAACCTGGAGGGCGAGCTGGGCCGTGCTTGCAGCGTCTGCATCAACGAGTACGCTCAGGGGAACAAGCTGCGCCGCTTGCCCTGCACCCACGAGTTCCACATCCACTGCATTGACCGCTGGCTATCTGAAAACAACACCTGCCCCATCTGCAGACAGCCTATTCTGTCCAGCCATCAGGAATGA